A genomic segment from Capra hircus breed San Clemente chromosome 15, ASM170441v1, whole genome shotgun sequence encodes:
- the LOC102184416 gene encoding olfactory receptor 1030-like, translating to MARGNHTTVTEFVLTGFTDCPELQLPLFVVFLVIYLITMVGNLGMILLIRMDSRLHTPMYYFLSHLAFIDLCYSSSIGPKMLQNLLVKKKTISFSGCFAQLYFSSAFATTECFLSATMAYDRYMAICNPLIYTAIMTQRVCKELAIGVYTYGFLNSVIQTVLTFQLSFCDSNVIHHFYCADPPLLALSCSDTHSKEKQLLIFSAVNLTGSLLTVLISYICILFSIIKIQSSEGKCKAFSTCASHLTVVIIFYGTLFFMYLRQPKAGNSWKYNKVVSVFYSLIIPMLNPLIYSLRNTEVKNTLKKMLEGKES from the coding sequence ATGGCAAGAGGCAACCATACCACAGTGACAGAATTTGTCCTCACGGGATTCACAGACTGTCCCGAGCTTCAGCTTCCTCTCTTTGTGGTCTTCTTGGTCATTTATCTCATCACCATGGTGGGAAACCTTGGCATGATCCTGCTCATCAGGATGGATTCCAggctccacacccccatgtactattTCCTTAGCCACCTGGCTTTCATTGATCTTTGTTACTCCTCTTCCATTGGACCCAAGATGCTGCAAAATTTATTGGTGAAGAAAAAAACCAtctccttttcaggctgtttTGCCCAGCTCTACTTCTCCAGTGCTTTTGCCACCACTGAATGCTTCCTCTCGGCCACAATGGCCTACGACCGCTACATGGCCATCTGCAATCCCTTGATTTACACAGCCATTATGACTCAGAGGGTCTGCAAGGAGTTGGCAATTGGGGTCTATACCTATGGTTTCCTAAACTCTGTGATACAGACAGTTCTGACTTTCCAGttgtctttctgtgactccaACGTCATCCACCATTTCTATTGTGCTGACCCCCCTCTCCTTGCCCTCTCTTGCTCTGACACCCACAGCAAAGAAAAGCAGCTCTTGATCTTCTCTGCAGTGAATCTCACTGGATCCCTCTTGACTGTCCTCATCTCCTACATTTGCATcctcttttccattataaaaatCCAGTCTTCAGAAGGCAAGTGCAAAGCATTTTCTACCTGTGCCTCCCACCTCACTGTGGTCATCATTTTCTATGGAACACTATTTTTCATGTACCTAAGGCAACCTAAAGCAGGGAATTCATGGAAGTACAACAAAGTGGTCTCTGTGTTTTATAGTCTTATAATTCCCATGCTCAATCCCCTGATCTATAGCTTGAGGAACACAGAAGTAAAGAACACCCTGAAGAAGATGCTGGAGGGCAAGGAGTCATAG